A stretch of the Papaver somniferum cultivar HN1 chromosome 6, ASM357369v1, whole genome shotgun sequence genome encodes the following:
- the LOC113287289 gene encoding probable ADP-ribosylation factor GTPase-activating protein AGD14 isoform X2, which produces MTSKKEEERNEKIIRGLMKLPPNRRCINCNSLGPQYVCPNFWTFICITCSGIHREFTHRVKSVSMSKFTSQEVDSLQRGGNQRAREIFLKDWDLQRERLPSSSNVAKIREFIKNVYVDKKYAGGSGSDKPPRDIQSLRNLEDETRRASSYHSYSQSPPYEYQYEDRKYGKQGGALTRRPGSDRGHYEGKVSSFIYSPGRPGEPMYEDRFANEGSVSRVSDYSASSGGDPFRSGAPSPNYQKGSGVSSPPSYPVRDILVEDGQRQTINSYLDGNTTADVHGVAHQQRTASMSSFGSFDSNSMSLQSVNSGLFDVVSEPEPSARTQLERLPSVPSLSQSHVSSNSSLNPVTASNIPRFATFSAPSIDLFQPPTTNSAPSVDLFADMNSLQSTPASLEQKVPAVSFVENEGWATFDMPQHEIPAPDTKNIPPASTVHGDAAPFGSFDVLPSVSSSTQWTSIQDFTTHGSFASLGNQWHDSSREVQASINAGNTEQWNAFDDSLGIVPQPTYNVTYTIEAQVEAYKPPLDADQSFNSKILEGSSIDRVYGETPVDRHPVPSAISNGVSNGSFFNPPVFPLTPGTTMASPAADCKSTNPFEFDFTYEAESEPSNAFLNMSSLQSALPDPQLQSAFLGDLGQPWYPQDSVTPYSSAAPQGGVPYMTGEAPTSQLSNIPSQGSVASVGGNPFA; this is translated from the exons atgacTAGTAAAAAGGAAGAAGAGAGAAATGAAAAGATTATTAGAGGTCTTATGAAACTTCCTCCAAATCGAAGATGCATCAACTGCAACAGCCTT GGTCCTCAGTACGTTTGTCCGAATTTCTGGACTTTCATCTGTATAACCTGCAGTGGAATACA TCGTGAATTTACTCACAGGGTAAAATCTGTGTCGATGTCTAAATTTACTTCGCAAGAAGTTGATTCTCTTCAAAGAGGTGGTAATCAG CGTGCGAGAGAAATCTTTCTGAAAGACTGGGACCTACAAAGGGAGAGATTGCCCAGTAGCAG TAATGTTGCAAAGATtcgagagttcataaaaaatgtgtatGTGGATAAAAAATATGCTGGAGGGAGCGGGTCTGACAAGCCTCCAAGAGATATACAG AGTCTGAGAAACCTTGAAGATGAAACAAGACGGGCCAGCTCATACCATTCCTATTCGCAGAGTCCCCCGTATGAATATCAATATGAAGATAGGAAGTATGGAAAACAAGGTGGGGCACTTACTCGAAGGCCTGGTTCAGACCGAGGTCATTATGAAGGAAAGGTTTCTAGTTTTATTTATAGTCCAGGTCGCCCGGGCGAGCCAATGTACGAGGATAGGTTTGCCAATGAGGGATCTGTTTCCAGAGTTTCAGACTACTCCGCGTCCAGCGGCGGTGATCCTTTCAGATCCGGCGCTCCGTCACCAAATTACCAGAAGGGCTCTGGAGTTAGCAGCCCCCCTTCCTATCCTGTAAGGGATATATTAGTTGAAGATGGGCAACGTCAAACCATAAACTCATATTTAGATGGAAATACCACGGCAGATGTACACGGGGTTGCACATCAACAG AGAACTGCATCGATGAGCAGCTTTGGGTCATTTGATAGCAACTCCATGTCTTTGCAGTCTGTTAATTCAGGACTGTTTGATGTTGTGTCTGAACCTGAACCCTCTGCTCGAACTCAGCTGGAAAGATTGCCTTCTGTTCCCTCACTATCGCAATCCCATGTATCTTCAAATTCAAGTCTCAACCCTGTAACTGCATCAAATATACCGCGGTTTGCAACCTTTTCTGCCCCATCTATAGATTTGTTTCAACCTCCAACAACGAACTCAGCCCCATCTGTAGATCTGTTTGCTGACATGAACAGCCTACAATCAACGCCTGCCTCTTTGGAGCAAAAAGTACCCGCTGTTTCATTTGTAGAAAACGAAGGATGGGCTACATTCGACATGCCGCAGCATGAAATACCCGCTCCTGACACAAAAAATATACCCCCTGCTAGTACTGTTCATGGTGATGCAGCACCCTTTGGGAGCTTTGATGTACTTCCTTCTGTTAGTTCAAGCACGCAATGGACATCGATACAAGATTTTACAACTCATGGGTCTTTCGCATCTCTTGGTAATCAATGGCATGACAGCAGTCGCGAAGTTCAAGCCTCCATTAATGCAGGAAACACTGAG CAATGGAATGCTTTTGATGATTCTCTTGGCATCGTTCCTCAACCTACCTATAATGTGACGTATACTATTGAAGCACAAGTTGAAGCTTATAAGCCTCCATTAGATGCTGATCAGAGTTTTAACTCCAAAATTTTGGAG GGCTCCAGCATAGACAGAGTTTATGGAGAAACTCCAGTGGATAGACATCCTGTTCCTAGTGCAATATCTAATGGTGTCAGCAATGGATCTTTTTTTAATCCACCAGTGTTCCCTTTGACG CCAGGGACAACGATGGCGTCTCCTGCTGCTGATTGCAAATCTACAAATCCTTTCGAATTTGATTTTACTTATGAAGCTGAATCTGAACCATCCAATGCG TTCTTGAACATGAGCTCGTTACAATCAGCGCTACCAGATCCTCAGTTGCAATCTGCTTTCTTAGGCGACCTTGGTCAACCATGGTATCCTCAGGATTCAGTGACACCCTACAGTTCAGCTGCACCACAAG GTGGGGTGCCGTACATGACAGGGGAAGCACCAACTTCACAATTGTC
- the LOC113287289 gene encoding probable ADP-ribosylation factor GTPase-activating protein AGD14 isoform X1 gives MTSKKEEERNEKIIRGLMKLPPNRRCINCNSLGPQYVCPNFWTFICITCSGIHREFTHRVKSVSMSKFTSQEVDSLQRGGNQRAREIFLKDWDLQRERLPSSSNVAKIREFIKNVYVDKKYAGGSGSDKPPRDIQSLRNLEDETRRASSYHSYSQSPPYEYQYEDRKYGKQGGALTRRPGSDRGHYEGKVSSFIYSPGRPGEPMYEDRFANEGSVSRVSDYSASSGGDPFRSGAPSPNYQKGSGVSSPPSYPVRDILVEDGQRQTINSYLDGNTTADVHGVAHQQQRTASMSSFGSFDSNSMSLQSVNSGLFDVVSEPEPSARTQLERLPSVPSLSQSHVSSNSSLNPVTASNIPRFATFSAPSIDLFQPPTTNSAPSVDLFADMNSLQSTPASLEQKVPAVSFVENEGWATFDMPQHEIPAPDTKNIPPASTVHGDAAPFGSFDVLPSVSSSTQWTSIQDFTTHGSFASLGNQWHDSSREVQASINAGNTEQWNAFDDSLGIVPQPTYNVTYTIEAQVEAYKPPLDADQSFNSKILEGSSIDRVYGETPVDRHPVPSAISNGVSNGSFFNPPVFPLTPGTTMASPAADCKSTNPFEFDFTYEAESEPSNAFLNMSSLQSALPDPQLQSAFLGDLGQPWYPQDSVTPYSSAAPQGGVPYMTGEAPTSQLSNIPSQGSVASVGGNPFA, from the exons atgacTAGTAAAAAGGAAGAAGAGAGAAATGAAAAGATTATTAGAGGTCTTATGAAACTTCCTCCAAATCGAAGATGCATCAACTGCAACAGCCTT GGTCCTCAGTACGTTTGTCCGAATTTCTGGACTTTCATCTGTATAACCTGCAGTGGAATACA TCGTGAATTTACTCACAGGGTAAAATCTGTGTCGATGTCTAAATTTACTTCGCAAGAAGTTGATTCTCTTCAAAGAGGTGGTAATCAG CGTGCGAGAGAAATCTTTCTGAAAGACTGGGACCTACAAAGGGAGAGATTGCCCAGTAGCAG TAATGTTGCAAAGATtcgagagttcataaaaaatgtgtatGTGGATAAAAAATATGCTGGAGGGAGCGGGTCTGACAAGCCTCCAAGAGATATACAG AGTCTGAGAAACCTTGAAGATGAAACAAGACGGGCCAGCTCATACCATTCCTATTCGCAGAGTCCCCCGTATGAATATCAATATGAAGATAGGAAGTATGGAAAACAAGGTGGGGCACTTACTCGAAGGCCTGGTTCAGACCGAGGTCATTATGAAGGAAAGGTTTCTAGTTTTATTTATAGTCCAGGTCGCCCGGGCGAGCCAATGTACGAGGATAGGTTTGCCAATGAGGGATCTGTTTCCAGAGTTTCAGACTACTCCGCGTCCAGCGGCGGTGATCCTTTCAGATCCGGCGCTCCGTCACCAAATTACCAGAAGGGCTCTGGAGTTAGCAGCCCCCCTTCCTATCCTGTAAGGGATATATTAGTTGAAGATGGGCAACGTCAAACCATAAACTCATATTTAGATGGAAATACCACGGCAGATGTACACGGGGTTGCACATCAACAG CAGAGAACTGCATCGATGAGCAGCTTTGGGTCATTTGATAGCAACTCCATGTCTTTGCAGTCTGTTAATTCAGGACTGTTTGATGTTGTGTCTGAACCTGAACCCTCTGCTCGAACTCAGCTGGAAAGATTGCCTTCTGTTCCCTCACTATCGCAATCCCATGTATCTTCAAATTCAAGTCTCAACCCTGTAACTGCATCAAATATACCGCGGTTTGCAACCTTTTCTGCCCCATCTATAGATTTGTTTCAACCTCCAACAACGAACTCAGCCCCATCTGTAGATCTGTTTGCTGACATGAACAGCCTACAATCAACGCCTGCCTCTTTGGAGCAAAAAGTACCCGCTGTTTCATTTGTAGAAAACGAAGGATGGGCTACATTCGACATGCCGCAGCATGAAATACCCGCTCCTGACACAAAAAATATACCCCCTGCTAGTACTGTTCATGGTGATGCAGCACCCTTTGGGAGCTTTGATGTACTTCCTTCTGTTAGTTCAAGCACGCAATGGACATCGATACAAGATTTTACAACTCATGGGTCTTTCGCATCTCTTGGTAATCAATGGCATGACAGCAGTCGCGAAGTTCAAGCCTCCATTAATGCAGGAAACACTGAG CAATGGAATGCTTTTGATGATTCTCTTGGCATCGTTCCTCAACCTACCTATAATGTGACGTATACTATTGAAGCACAAGTTGAAGCTTATAAGCCTCCATTAGATGCTGATCAGAGTTTTAACTCCAAAATTTTGGAG GGCTCCAGCATAGACAGAGTTTATGGAGAAACTCCAGTGGATAGACATCCTGTTCCTAGTGCAATATCTAATGGTGTCAGCAATGGATCTTTTTTTAATCCACCAGTGTTCCCTTTGACG CCAGGGACAACGATGGCGTCTCCTGCTGCTGATTGCAAATCTACAAATCCTTTCGAATTTGATTTTACTTATGAAGCTGAATCTGAACCATCCAATGCG TTCTTGAACATGAGCTCGTTACAATCAGCGCTACCAGATCCTCAGTTGCAATCTGCTTTCTTAGGCGACCTTGGTCAACCATGGTATCCTCAGGATTCAGTGACACCCTACAGTTCAGCTGCACCACAAG GTGGGGTGCCGTACATGACAGGGGAAGCACCAACTTCACAATTGTC